A window of Magallana gigas chromosome 8, xbMagGiga1.1, whole genome shotgun sequence genomic DNA:
CAGATAAAAGcgtcaaaataaacaaagtgaaatatttatcacaatacatgtatacaacaatCAAATATTGACTCAATCGTATATAAACATCATGATGTTGATTAAGTTATCATTTACTTTTTGGGGGCAGACATGAACTTTTTGATGCCCTTTCTTAATACATATACTtttgaaatactagtaattctaaaaacaaaacaagtattgatatatatatatatatatatatatatatatatatatatatatatatatatatatatatatatatatatatatatatatatatatatatatatatttgtgaaaTGACTATGTGTATCgatctgttatatatatatatatatatatataattttaagcagCTGAATATTTTAGATTCAAGAAATTATCGCGTACTaagatatttttcaaagtaCCTTCCTAATTTGTATCCTatagaaaatcaaaataaaggaAATCGTGGTTTATAAGAATTCacaaaaaaatatctgattGCATGCATGCAAGCTAAGCTGCATCAAACATTGGGAGGGTGCATATGAAGACCAGTAGGTAAATCGTTATCTTACGTTCAGATACAGGAGATGGAGACCTGACTTAGTGACAGAGAATGAGCTTGTATCTGTCTGATTCTGCACCAAAGGCTCCACTTCCTCGATGtgctgtgacgtcatccatggcGACGAAGTGAAGAACTGGACCCCGTGTAAAGGATCTACAATGTTCAGAAGCTAGTGACTTAACATGGACAGGCAAAGAGATGGTAGGGAGAGAATCACGAATGGTACTTCCAGAATAGAATCGGATAACTAGATTGACTTACCATTCAGCAAAAACGTTTGGTTTGCACAGAAGGTTCCAGACCAGACATGACAACAGGAACCTTTACAAACAACAAAATAGAACCGTTACAAATACTATAGCGCAATTTCATTCATGGCATCATTTCATAAGAATTTCTGACAGAAACATGGAATCCCTTGTTCGCATATAcagttctttttaaaattccacTTGCATGTAACTGATGCTGCGCTAGATTACCATAAAACTTTAATTCCTCGCTTTCAATCTCAGTCTTTCTTATGTGACAAAGAGAACATACAGTATAGAAAAAGAGAGATCGAGTTCAAAAGGGACATGTCCTAGTTCTAATGTACTGGAGCTTAATACTTAATTATACCATCTACAGAAGTACTatacacaaattaaatattagacatatgattttttttttatcacctgAGCATTTGATGCTGTTATATTGGGATATGTCTTTGTACTCATGTGGAATGTAGTGAACAGCGGTCACCCCAGAATCAAGCTACAAATAGGACAGACGTTCAAACTGACAGTAATATCTTTGGTTCTAATATATATGCTGTGACATTGACCaaacatttttgattttatttttagaaaaaaattcacttTAAGAACGCGATGTTTTATCAACAGATATGAAAGTGATATaatcaatacatataaaacataTCATTTAGCTTATTTCaatggtatattttttaaaatttgataaataaaagaatACTTACGTTTTTACTTAAAAGTTCCATATCTAAAGATGTTAAATAGAGCATGCTTAATCAAATGGTCACCATTGATGACAGTTATTAGTATGcagtttttgtttcatatatCTAGTCTACAAAACGAAAtcgatttatacatgtaaatttcttACTTGAAAATCCtgacaaaaacctttttaaacCTTGTCCCTctgaattgaaaatataaacataaattattaagcatacactttgtaaaaataatcataatttattGGTTTCAtcattcatttcttaaatcattgGTCTCCATataggaaattaaaaatatttcttgaaaaaatggCGCTTTACACAGGTTATACCTCTGTTTATTTGTGCATGTCTGGAATATTCAATGACCCCATCACCCTTTGTTTCACCCTTTGTTTCATTCagcattttttcaaaagaaagcaAAGCGTCCTGCAACATATACATACAATGAAATACAGTTAGTTAACCACTGGCAAACGACATCAGTCTAAAAATTTCACCACACAAAGCAAAGAATTTGTCATACCGTGTTGTTCCATTGGTACTTTTCAGCATTCTGTAACCGTGTGCTGAGATTGCTGACTTGCTCCATCAAGTTCTGTAGCTGGTATGTCGttttaacatataaaacaaGAATAAAAGCACAGATCCCTAAGAAAATCACACAGAACGCTGTGCTCGCTTTTGGAAGCCTTGACGATTTCGGAGTTTGCTTCTCTTCGTTGCAAGCATCAGTAATTTTGATACTAGAAAAAGACTTACAAATGGCCATTTTTTCCTACTTTTCTAGTATCTTTTTCAGTAAATAAATTTCACTTTTCCATTTATGTAGAGTGTCAATATTATGAGCTGATAATGAGTAGTGTCGATGTAGATAAATATTAGTATATATACGGAGACCAAGGGATGTGCAAATTGAAGCGTTGGCGAGATTAAGGCGAAATCAGGGAACAGTCGCGCGCGGATACGAGGCGAGGTGGGAGAACAGTCAGGTTAGGTAGTAGCGGTCAATCCGTGCAGAGATTGTGAAATGTCCCTTTGTGTCAAAAGGTTTGCCGGAAAGTCCACTTTCTTGGGCATTACATCAGACAGATGCAATATATCAACAGATGCTATAGTATGTTcagtttttatttaatcttcGTAAGTTTGTTATTATCGGAGAGGTTGTTTCAACTACAATCTCCattgattgtacatgtactaatgcaCGATTCCTCCGTAATCAACTGTCTCTTTATGGTAAAGGTTAGACTTTATACATTTGTTTGGATTCAAAGCAACACGCAAAACAGACAGTGATTGAATATCTTAGGGATCCCTCGTCGCTGATTATGGACCTAAATCCAAGTCCTGTTCCATCAACGCTatcatatatatcaaataaatcaaaaagataagaaaaacatCTTTAATAATCTGTCTTTATTTCTAGATTGCACTCCATGGTGAACTTGGTCCATTTAATACAGTGTACAAAACAAAATTGCAGAACAAATTACAGACTCCACGAGAgcaatacaattatattatagGAAGCCCATTGTTCATTCATTGTTCAACATTGCATCATATGCatcataacaaaaaatatcCTACCATAATACTTTTCTTTGGTGAACTGAGGTGATCATTTTAAATGCACATATAACTTTCTTTAAAATCTCACTGCCAATCTGAACTTTACACATCAATATATATTCTTGACATTTACACTGTATTTTCATCATTCTGCAAAACATAtaccaaaatataaaatcttgtACTTTTGACTCAGcttgaattcaattttttttttacattgcatTGAACTTGAAGCTTTCTCCAATCACTTTTTTGAAACCTCAAACTTTAACTACCTTTAGGATAAGTACACATGTTTGAAACAGTATATTATAATGTTCACAGCATCTACATCATGAAAAATACAGTCAGTGGCAGTATTTGAAGATAATAATCCacagacaaaaacaaaattgatcccaaaaacataaaatgagatcTTGCAGAGCTACATGTAGCAACTCCATGATCTTTTGTGCCTAGAAAACCCTAAGCGTCAAAAATCATAAACATGTGGTTTTAATAAGCCAGATaaatactgtatattttttcaaagaaaaatgaagCAAAAATTGATGtgttaagtttaaaaaatgagagagagagagagagagagagagagagagagagcatgcttataaattaaaataaaagaacataACCTATCCTTCACAGAACAATAAAGGagcttttttctaaattttgtttctgtcaatcttaaataataatataaccTGAAGCCAAACAAATCAGCATCAACTACAGGTATTATAAAcacattattatattaaaaaaaaaaataaaacactgtaaaccaacttttctTTGAATACCAGAAAAATTCAAAAGGTTCATGgaaattcagaaatatttctgaaaaaccTTGCAACTCTTATGTTTACGTGACATTATCTACATAGTGTCCTGAAGAAAATTAGAAGCAAGGAACCAGTTTATCATTGCTTAGTCTTGAAATAAACTTGGCCAAAACAAAAGTTGGTTTAAATAAAGACAATAGCAAAAACAAACTGAATAAATATgtgtaatttatataaaattttgccCTTTTAGGAATTAAATTGATTGGCTATTTTGCATTGGTACGGAGTAATAAATTGAGTATAAAAGTCAGATCAACCCTGCATTAAACAGGAccccccccctaccccccccccaaaaaaaatcaatatcctGCTATTTGTAAATGTCATGCTGAATATTGGCCACAACACAGCCAAAAGTGCTCATCACTGTGGGCAGTTCCTGTCCCTCCACCCACGTCTGTCTACCGTTCTCCTCCTTCAGCCAGCAGAGGCCAGCCATCCAACTCTTGTCATCTTCACCTCCCACAATCAAAATCGTATTGCTGTATTTTACTATCCCTGGaagaaataattaatacaatcaaatttcaatcttttcaaaGAACTTCATAATAATCATCaataatttgcttttttttttcactctcaaaattcataaaataagtCTGAATTCAAAGTGgctgaatattttaaaatttgtttgggACAAGGGAGATAATGCAttagcaatacatgtactaaatgaaattaattctTATAACAGATGGAACTCTCGGTTTTTTTCTGACCTGCTCCACAGAGGGCATTGGGGAGCTCTGGACCCTCACTCCAAGTATCGGTGGCTGGATCAAACACCTCCACAGAACTCACACAATGCTCCGGCAGAAACTCCTTCTTCCACTTGTCACTCAATTCCGAATTACCTCCTACATAAAATAATTGCATATACATATGTCATTCAAATCTgcaacaaaatacatatttttttttgtgtacatttttctgctaacattttttctttcttgtatACTTCTTATGTCTATCATGATACTTTTTTTGTAGTCTTCCAGactattatgaatttatttgtttttctcgGACCACAGGTCCCCCTATTGTCATCCGTTTATGAACATAAAACAAGTGCACATGTTTTGAAGGATTTGAGGACTTACCAATGACATAAATTTTGTCCTTGTGAATCACACACCCTGCCAGTACCCTAGATGTAGACATGGGAGGTAACTCCACCCAAGTATCATCAGCTGGATCATACCTAGGAAATGTTCATGAAACATATTACCAGGTTTATCACAATGGGAAAACTGTGAAAATCACATCATTACTGTGTTAGATGtaataaaacttgtttaaatgtttatttttttcttcattggcATTTATAATGAGCTTTGAGTTTGGGTTTCATTATTTACATAGGAACCCCCATTAATTGAAATATTCTTTTGTATCCAACTTTTCAAAATCCTTCGTTTAAATCATCTATTCATCTTCACTAAAATACAACTAGCACTGTGTACCTGTAAGCTGTTTTGCTGATCTTTTCACATGTTTCACCTCCAAAGACATACAGCTTTCCCCTGTGACTAATGCTGGTCATGAATCGCAGTGGTATTGCTAGGGGAGCCACTAATATCCAAGCATTGGTGTGTGGATCATAACGTTCTACTGTACTGAGGATTTCTGAGCCATCTTGACCTCCGATGGCAAAAGCATAACTGtggaaatgaattcaattgaattACTTTTTCACAGATCAATACTGGCAAATGAACTGTTTGTTACTTAAAATATCTACCGTAATGTACTTCAGAATACCTAAACATTTGATACCAAGCTTTAAATATTGTACTTAAATAGGCATCAACATTTCAGtgctggtatttttttaatggtactaattgagATGCAAATattcaatatcaaattttttaacctaaaattataaattgtagAATTGTGAAAAGgcaaaaaaagacaaaattgaCGTAatcaaaatgttatcaatttatGAAACACTTTTACATAAAACATAAGCAGTCATTAGAAGATCTATACCAAAATGGTAGAAAATTTACTTTACAGTTCAATCATAATAAAATTGGCTGAAAAACCCCCCACATATTTTATCTCAATGCCTGTAATTCAtaacattcaataaaatatcatgGACGTACCCATCAACAATGACCAAAGAAAACTGGGACCGGGACATATTCATCTTTGCTTTGGAGGTCCAACTCTTCTCTATCTGGTCAAAGACGTAGAAGCTGTTGGACACACCCTCTGTCGTCACGGACCCGCGGTAATTCAGCTTACGTATGGATCCACCCGCCAAATAAATCTGGTTATCTCCAGTTATAGCACATCCTTGAACATAAATGAtgtaaaaactgtaaaattttataaatatacctGTAATGTAACTTCTGATAGAGATTCAACATAAAActgtatatctttttattttcataatgatGTACCATAATTTTTCCTTTTATTGCAATCGCTATCAAATAGCACAGACTACAAaatgcagaaattatatccGTCATTGATTACTTTTTAGACTTTTTAGATCGCAAAAATGACTGATGCGAAATAAAAGAGTCACATATTTCCCcctttttcacaaattttgtgacacCTGCAAAATCCCAAATTGATATACAGTAAGATTTACaagatttttctgaaatttaataCCAACCAGGGGTGTATAAACTTTGTGGGAGTTTACATATGGTAATGACTTCTCCAGTCTTTGGTAACAGCATCTCCATGCTATTGAACTTTTTCATCTGTTCCTCTGTATAAGGATTTGCAATGATCATCACTCCAGTTTCGTGGGCCATTCCTTTGCGGGGCATGAGATTCAGGTCCATTTCATGTTGTCTGTTGCGTAGCATATGAAAATACCTAACTGTGTCCAGAACTTTTCTCAAGGATTCACAGTCTTTTAGTATTTTATTCCTGTCAATTCTATCACAGAAATAGTAAGAGCTGATATTGGCAAATCGAACACAATTCATTATTTCCATTAAGTGTGCCATTCTGTTTTCTTTGTCTGACATAAGCCAATGCATGCATGCTTCATAAACAGTTTCTTCATTGGTCACATTGATGTCATCATCACTAATGATTTCAACCAACTTATCGGAGGGTAGGGATAAAAACTCCTGATGTTTGCACAAATCAGTAAATCTACTGTTCACAATTTCTTTGGCTTTTGTGGCTAAATCTGTGCATTCGTGAGCTTTAGCAAAAAAGAACACTCCAATACAGTTTGACACAGTGATGTGGTTCATCATGAATTCAGCACATCCACTTCTGAGCGAAAGCAACTGAAATCTGTTGGCAGCGGAAAGTAAATGTTG
This region includes:
- the LOC105343085 gene encoding kelch-like protein 3 isoform X2; this translates as MSSPDDAQSTQDPEGMLDSQTQYEESPNDDKFIDKQRAVNLLQGFSKLYREKEFVDVTLCVDETEFPCHKNVLAISSPFFMAMFSTNMAESHQDKITLKELDPQTMGLVLDYIYTGQVVLSEETVQHLLSAANRFQLLSLRSGCAEFMMNHITVSNCIGVFFFAKAHECTDLATKAKEIVNSRFTDLCKHQEFLSLPSDKLVEIISDDDINVTNEETVYEACMHWLMSDKENRMAHLMEIMNCVRFANISSYYFCDRIDRNKILKDCESLRKVLDTVRYFHMLRNRQHEMDLNLMPRKGMAHETGVMIIANPYTEEQMKKFNSMEMLLPKTGEVITICKLPQSLYTPGCAITGDNQIYLAGGSIRKLNYRGSVTTEGVSNSFYVFDQIEKSWTSKAKMNMSRSQFSLVIVDGYAFAIGGQDGSEILSTVERYDPHTNAWILVAPLAIPLRFMTSISHRGKLYVFGGETCEKISKTAYRYDPADDTWVELPPMSTSRVLAGCVIHKDKIYVIGGNSELSDKWKKEFLPEHCVSSVEVFDPATDTWSEGPELPNALCGAGIVKYSNTILIVGGEDDKSWMAGLCWLKEENGRQTWVEGQELPTVMSTFGCVVANIQHDIYK
- the LOC105343079 gene encoding uncharacterized protein produces the protein MELLSKNLDSGVTAVHYIPHEYKDISQYNSIKCSGSCCHVWSGTFCANQTFLLNDPLHGVQFFTSSPWMTSQHIEEVEPLVQNQTDTSSFSVTKSGLHLLYLNILVQATKSSHDIAIYIDGTRKLDCRESLDYVRSDPSNPYMFSKGKTCSVSGVFFLQRSSDLSIRILTSRTAVILKPENTNFGAILLKT
- the LOC105343085 gene encoding kelch-like protein 3 isoform X1 is translated as MEKMSSPDDAQSTQDPEGMLDSQTQYEESPNDDKFIDKQRAVNLLQGFSKLYREKEFVDVTLCVDETEFPCHKNVLAISSPFFMAMFSTNMAESHQDKITLKELDPQTMGLVLDYIYTGQVVLSEETVQHLLSAANRFQLLSLRSGCAEFMMNHITVSNCIGVFFFAKAHECTDLATKAKEIVNSRFTDLCKHQEFLSLPSDKLVEIISDDDINVTNEETVYEACMHWLMSDKENRMAHLMEIMNCVRFANISSYYFCDRIDRNKILKDCESLRKVLDTVRYFHMLRNRQHEMDLNLMPRKGMAHETGVMIIANPYTEEQMKKFNSMEMLLPKTGEVITICKLPQSLYTPGCAITGDNQIYLAGGSIRKLNYRGSVTTEGVSNSFYVFDQIEKSWTSKAKMNMSRSQFSLVIVDGYAFAIGGQDGSEILSTVERYDPHTNAWILVAPLAIPLRFMTSISHRGKLYVFGGETCEKISKTAYRYDPADDTWVELPPMSTSRVLAGCVIHKDKIYVIGGNSELSDKWKKEFLPEHCVSSVEVFDPATDTWSEGPELPNALCGAGIVKYSNTILIVGGEDDKSWMAGLCWLKEENGRQTWVEGQELPTVMSTFGCVVANIQHDIYK